TAGGAGTCCCTTGCTGTATATGCTCTTGATCTGTGTCCAGGCTGTGGTGGTCAGCGGTATTAGTCTGACGGGACTGATCATGACTCGGCCCAGGCTGGGAGTCAGCCTTAGAGCCATGTTCCTTCGAGAGAAGAAGAGCCCCACCCCCTTCCTGCAGTTTGTGGAAGTTTCCCAAGTTCCCCTCTTCCACAGAGGAAAGTTATCTGTAAATCTGGAATTCATTTGTCTTTTGACCCCATGGATAGGTGGTGCCGACTGCAGCGGAGGGAGGTCCAGAGGAGCCCATAACTGTGGCCCACATCGTGGTGGAGGCCACCTCTCTGGCAGCAGACATCAGCCATGCTCCTGACCTTGTTGGTAAGCGGTTGTCCATGGGTCGCCCTCAGCTCTGAGTCATTGACTTGATTATAGTCAGGGCTGGAGGGTCTTCACTGCTCACATCCTCCAATCTCCCAAGAGCAAGGCCTGTCCTCTCCGCAGAGGGGCCCAAGCCTTGTGTGAGCCTGGACCTTCCTTACTGCCCTGGAGTATCGGGGGCATTTGGGAATGTTCAGTCTATGCACCACTATGAACTTCTCCCTCTTATGTGCTGTCGCAGGCTGTTTCTGGCCCTGTCCTCAGCATCTTCTCCACATCCCTGCCACCCCAATTTGACCTTCCTGCCCCTAGGCAGCCCCTATCAGTGTACACCACATGGTCCCTTGTCCCAGCAGTTGCCTTTGTAGGATCAGTAGGTGGACAGGCTGTGGCAGATGTCTCGGCTGGCCCTGACTTGTTGCTTGACCTTGGTTTTCATCCCTTTGCTTGTTTACACTGGCATGGATCCTTGCCCTGATTCTTGATGGGCTTTTATGAGCATATAACGCCAAGCCTCTTTGATGGCTAATGCTTTCAATTTAAGTACTCactggtgtgcagtgggaagggGGGCTACTAAGAAGCCCGAGCTGGGTCAAGTGCTCATTAATTGGAGACTGCTGGCTATGCAGGGAGCATTCAAAGGGCATTCGGGGCTTGAGCAGGTGAAGGAGCCAAGGACCGAGTTCAGGAAAGGGATGAGTGGCTGAGTGTTCAAAAGGGTAATGGGGCTGAGTCCAGTGTGGTTGATGTTGGGAAAGGAACGATCATGGCTCTGCAGGGACTAAGGCAGATGAGTGAACGGGCAGTTGGACAGGAAAGAATTGGGACCATGGGTAGAACTTGACCTTGAGAAGCTATGAGAATCAATTgggacaggaagaggaaggatctGTTGACAAAGCCAACCTGGGGCTTGGGAAGGGAGCCTCTAAGTACATTACCCTTCCCAGTGAGGCACCTGGACACCTGTCTGGCTTTCCAATGCCTTTCTCAATGTTCCTGCAACAGGAAACTCACTCCTTGACAGTCAGACTTAGGAATGTTGTCATGTGGGGGTGGGGCCCTGCTCCTGCCCTGACACAGAGTTTAGTTTCTGTAGTGGGAGGTGTTATTTGGGAAAACAAGTTCACTGGGTTCTGTTGTATAACCAGGCTCTGCCAGCTGGGTCCTTTCCCGCCCACTCCCAGTATTCAAGCTTTTGTTTAGCACAGCAGTCCTTACTTCAGGGACCCTCTTCTTCTCCTGTACCTTTTGTAGGCACCCCAAGGGGAGAGGAGTCAGGGTCACCAGCATTTCTGGTGACCTGGGTAAGAAAAGGTGGTGAGTGCTGCATGGAGTGGCTGTATCAGCACTAGGCTCTTGGCATCTGGCCTAGCAGACGTGTTTCCTCTTGGGCCAGTGCACCTGTACTCCTCACCCATCAGGCCTCTGTCCTTTGGGAGCACTGGGCTGGAGCACGGGTGAGAAATACCCTTAATTGTTTGAGTCATGGTGCTCACTCATTCTGTTTTGAGAGAACAGCTTGTCACAACAAGACCAGCTGGATGGGAAGGTTTCACAGCTAGTTCCCACTCACCGCTTTCATGAGGAGAAAATGTGAAGTGTGTTTATAGTATGGCTTTGCACACTGTCAGATTCCAAAGCATCCTGTGAGAAGTGCAGAAacctgacttcctttctctcgCCATCTCAGATGTCCAGTTTCTCCAGTCAGGTCTGGACAGGGATTGGGCAGCACCCAGATCTATCTTTTCTTTGTATTGGTGAAACTGGAGCCACCCAGCAGAAAAATGCAGGGAGCTGAACTAGAATGTTCACTGCTTATTTCCCCGAGGATCTGGGTGTAAAACCCTTGTGTCTCTTGCTTTAGGGATGGATATCTCCTCATGGAGAATGCCCACATTAGGGCCCTGAGCTACAGGCAGCTCTACTGACCCGAACGTGGTCAAGCACATGTCAGGCTGCCTCTAATAGGTGCTGCATAGATTTCCCTCAGTGCAGACTGGATTCAGGCTCTAGGCCCTGGGGTGGTGTGTGGTCtagacagttgtgtggctttccTGTGGACTCCTGTGGAGGGATCCCCATGGGCAGGGCCTATAGTAGTGATAGGTCTTGAGGCTTATGTTAACTTGCCTCTCCTCAGGAAGTGGGCACATCAAAGAGGTCATTGTGGCTGCCGAGGCAGAGCCAGGGGATGGCGAGATGGCAGAGGTTCCAGGCAGTCCTAACCATCAGGAACTTGGGCTTATTGGGGAGGGCGAGCAGGCCCAAGTCAAGCTGCTGGTGAACAAGGAAGGCCGCTACGTGTGCATGCTATGTCACAAGACCTTCAAAACGGTGAGCCCCTGGGGCCAAGGCCCGTTGGCTCCCCTGCCTACTCCTGTCCAGTGAGGTTCCTTGAGCCttactgcccctcccccacagggcAGCATCCTCAAGGCCCACATGGTAACGCACAGCAGCCGCAAGGATCATGAGTGCAAGCTCTGTGGTGCTTCCTTTCGGACCAAGGGCTCGCTTATCCGGCACCACCGGCGGCACACTGGTGAGTGAAGTGGGGTCAGAGCTACACTCAGTAGCCTGTGGACAGGCTCTGGGGGCACCCTACAGCTGGCCTGTGTCCCTGGATGAAGAGACGGGGCTCCATGCCTTGTGTCCCCTAAACACAGGACACTGTGCCACACTGAGGGCTGATTGTCCTTTCACAGATGAGCGCCCTTATAAGTGTGCCAAGTGTGGGAAGAGCTTCAGGGAGTCAGGTGCGCTGACTAGGCACCTAAAGTCTCTTACTCCATGCACAGAGAAGATCCGCTTCAGCATGAGCAAGGACACAGTTGTGGGCAAAGAGGAAGTGCCTGCAGGTCAGCTTGGTGGGGAGGCAGCCTGAGTTCTTGGGACAGCTGTTGTCAAAATTGGCTGCCGGGCTCTTCAAGGACTCATTGAACTTTTCCTTAAAGGGTCCAGTGCCTCCACTGTGGGGACAGTTACATCATCAGTGACAGGAGACCCCATGGAGTCATCGCCTGTGATTCACCTGGTGACAGATGCCAAGGGCACTGTCATCCATGAAGTCCATGTTCAGATGCAGGAGCTTCCCCTGGGCATGAAGGCCCTTGCTCCTGAGGTAGGTGCTGCTCTGCCCTTTGATCACACAATGCTAGGACTCAGAAACTGCCTGCAGCAGGTCCAGGAGTTACAGCTCACCCCACCCTGGGAGGCACATGGGTTGTGGGGAGAGCTCCTTAGATGGCGTGTGCAGGCAGGGAAGCTGCCAGGGTTTGAGGTGAAGTCCAGGGAGAATGAGCTGGAATTTAGTCATGGAGAACAGGCAGCTGGCAGTGCACCATGGGGTTGCCATGTGGCGTGGGTGAGAATGGGTACCCTGTACTGGGCTGCCTGACAGGCCTccgtccttccttctttccccctaCCTCCCTTACAGCCCCCAGACCCTGAGGAGCTCCCCTGTTCCAGCGAGAACAGCCGTGAGAATCTGCTTCATCAGGCCATGCAGAATTCTGGCATCGTCCTCGAGCGGGTTGCTGGGGAGGAGAGTACTCTGGAGCCAGCTCCTCCCTCTGAGTCCAGTCCCCAGTCCCTGGGAGAGGGACCCCCGGAACTGCCACTGCTGGAGGTGGAGCAGATAGAGACAGTAGGTTTCCATTACTGGCATGATCTTTCTGTGAGGTTGGCCCAGTGTCTGATTAGTGGCTGGGGGTAGAAGGGGCTGCCACCTCCTAATGCACTtagcttttttattcttttgagacacagtctaaTGTAACCCAGGGTGTCCCAAATTTACTATGGAGCCATTGTTGGCCTCAGTTTTTGATCCTCCTGGTTCTGCTGAATACTGGACTCGGGGACATGCACCGCTGTGCCTGGCTTGAAAAGCGCATTGCTTTCTGCTGTGATTTTGTTCTCTATTAATTTCTTTACCTAAGGCCATAAGGCCAAGAGAGAAGAGGGCTGGCTCTTGTGTTTGGCACCTTCGGAGTGTAGTTACAGGAGGTGCTAGTGGTTGGTCTCTGGTCCCCCAGCAGGTGGCCAGTGAAGCTTCAAAGGTGCCTAGGACACACCCATGCCCTCAGTGCAGTGAGACTTTCCCAACAGCAGCCACCTTGGAGGCCCACAAGAGAGGTCATATAGGTGAGTAGCAGGGAGAGTAGGCCTGTGGGCTGGCAACTAGTGGGCTTGTGGGTGGTGAAAATGGCCTAATGCTGAGTGTGGCTTCAGGGCCGAGGCCATTCACCTGCAcacagtgtggcaaggccttcccCAAAGCCTACCTGCTCAAGAAACACCAGGAGGTGCACGTGCACGAGCGCCGCTTCCGCTGTGGAGACTGTGGGAAGCTTTATAAGACCATCGCTCATGTGCGGGGCCACCGACGTGTCCACTCAGACGAGAGGCCTTTCCCTTGTCCCCAGTGTGGCAAGCGTTACAAAACCAAGGTAAGCCTTTGGTCCTGCAATCCTTATGCTTGTACCCACCCTCCATTGTCTTAACTGGGGGTCTGGCTGTGTCCCCTTTCACCTTTTTCCCAGCCTagacctgggggtgggggctaTGGTTGAGGACAAGCTGTCACCGAAGGGTTTCCCTAGAATGCCCAGCAGGTGCACTTCCGGACACACCTAGAAGAGAAGCCCCACGTGTGCCAGTTCTGCAGCCGAGGCTTCCGGGAGAAGGGCTCACTGGTGCGGCATGTGAGGCATCACACGGGCGAGAAGCCTTTCAAATGCTACAAGTGTGGCCGTGGCTTCGCAGAGCACGGCACACTCAACCGGCACCTGCGCACCAAAGGTCTGAGCCACAGGTGGCAGGAGAGGGTGAGGGCTGGGGTCAGTTGTCCCTGACTGACTGAGCTGAGCTTCCCTGTTGGCAGGGGGTTGCCTGCTGGAAGTGGAGGAGTTGCTGGTATCTGAGGAGAGCCCCTCTGCGGCTGCCACTGTGCTGGCAGAAGACCCCCACACCGTGCTGGTGGAGTTCTCCTCGGTGGTGGCTGACACCCAGGAGTACATTATTGAGGTAGGTACAGGGCGGGGGGCAGTGGGACTCGggccagcccaggctgacctaatTGGCTTTCCAGGCTACTGCAGATGACACAGAGACCAGTGAAGCCACTGAGATCATCGAGGGCACCCAGACAGAGGTGAGGGTCTAGGGGAGGTAAGGGAGGATCATCAGGCTGCTGAGCTGTCCCTCGAGCTGAACTGTGGTCCTTGCAGGTGGACAGTCACATCATGAAGGTGGTACAGCAGATTGTGCACCAGGCTGGTGCTGGGCACCAGATCATCGTGCAGAATGTGACCATGGACCAGGAGGCAGCACTGGGCTCAGAGGCAGCTGCTGCTGACACAATCACCATTGCCACTCCCGAGAGTCTCACTGAACAAGTGGCCATGACACTGGCTTCAGCAATCAGTGAGGGCACTGTGCTTACAGCCCGTGCAGGTCCAAACAGTGCTGAACAGGCCACTGTGACAATGGTGTCATCAGAGGACATAGAGATCCTGGAGCATGGAGGAGAGCTGGTCATTGCTTCACCAGAGGGTCAACTTGAGGTGCAGACTGTCATCGTGTAGCTTGAAAGCCTCTGCTGTGGTGGAGTGAGGACCCAAGTGCCTGCCCACACCTGCCCGCTCAGAAGACTGAAGTTCAGGCCCAGAGGAGCTGAGAGACTGTGGATatgcagggtttttgtttgttttttgctttacaataaaacatgaaaatctgCAGCTTGTGATGTTAAGGTTGAGGCAGCCTCTGGCTGGCACCACTGCCTTCATAGGTACCCTTTAGCCACAAACTTGGCTTGCAGCCCTAGTGGCGCCTCAAGGCGCGTAGGTGTCTCTGGCATGTTGACAGACGCCTCTTGATGCTGTCCTACCCGGCTGGATCCCGGACTCCAGCTTTCACAGGCCTGCTTGGGTGTGAGGGGTTCCTTCTCACCTGTCATATCGGGGACTGCAGGGGGCTAGGGGTTGGTCTAAAGACCTAGGACTCTGGATCAGCCTGAGTAGCTGATGCTTTCCTCTGTGATGGGCAGGTGTTGGGGAAGCTGCAGAAGTCAGCAGGCTAGGCTGGTCTCCTGATTCATTATCCTGTTTCCCTGATGGGCTGCAACTCAAGGCAACTTATTCTGGGCCATCTAGTTTCAGAGGTGGAAATGAGAGAGGCTGGCTGTGGGCATGGTTGTCCCTCACTGTAGTGCTGCTGAGATTCTTCTAGGGGGCTGCCAGGGGCTTCTGCCATGATTCTAAGTAAGTGGAACTGGTTTGGCATATGCCCTGTCTCTCGGGTCTCTGGAATGGGAGCCAGGTCTGGAATCCACCCCATGGAAGGGGCGGTTCCTGTTGTAGTCCAGCCCCTTCCTGGTCTAGGGCTTCAAATACCTGTGGGTGCTTTGGAACCAGAGCTACTGTATCCAAGACTGCAGTTCATCTTGGGCCACATGAGGCCCTTAATCTGGATTGAATCTCTCTGACTGACTCAGGACCCTTGAGTTTTTGATAGCACCTTATTCACAACCCAGGTAAGTCTAGGGGCTGGGCTGGAGGCTGGGTGGGAACAGAGGCCTCCCATCCTTGGAATGAGAGGTCATCATatgcccccctccccagcccacacacgtacacactgaAGAAACATGGAGAATGCAGGGATGCAGAGCAATGTGGGCGCCAGACCTAGTTGGTTACAGCTGTGCTATGGCCTGGTATGGGTTGGTGTTACTCTGGGACATTCCTGTCTCCAGGCTTCCTGCTTTGCCATGGGTTGGCCCTGGGCCTTGCTGACAGCACTTTGGGCACTGGGGGCCATGGGGGCCACAGCGCTGCGTATTGGAGCCTTCAACATTCAGAGCTTTGGTGACAGCAAAGTGTCAGATCCAGACTGCGGCAGTGTCATAGCACAGGTGAGGCCCAGTGGGGTAGCAGAGGAACAGGATGAGGGtaatgggggcggggggggggtgggaggtggggcacAAGATGGGACTAGGAGCTAGGCTCTGGGCAATTAGGCTGATTGGGACAGTGTACCTGTGGGTTCTTCCTTCAGATCCTGGCTGGCTATGACATCGCCCTGGTGCAGGAGGTACGAGACCCAGACCTGAGTGCAGTGTCCTTGCTCATGGAGCAAATTAACAGGTGTGGCAGGGCCGGGCACCACAACCCCAGCCAGAATCACAAGCTTGGTTTGGTGTCTTGACCCAGGGACTGGCGCATCTCTCCACAGAGTGTCCAAGCACAAGTACGGTTTTGTGAGCAGCAAGCCACTTGGACGTGACCAATACAAGGAGATGTATCTGTTTGTCTAcaggtgaggggtggggtgaCGGGAGGGGACACTGGCAGGGGTGACCAGCTCCGCAGACCACTTGGTCCTCTGCTCCCAGGAAAGATGCGGTGTCGGTTGTGAGCACATACCagtacccagacccagaagatgCCTTCAGCCGGGAACCTTTTGTGGTCAAATTCTCAGCTCCTAGCTCTGGTGAGGCTGATGCTGCCCTCTCCCAGACCTGCCTCTGCCAGGCTGTCCATGAATCTCATGCTCCCACCTCCCTTCCACAGCCGCCAAGGAGCTCGTGCTGATCCCCCTGCATGCAGCACCGCACCAGGCAGTGGCAGAGATCGATGCCCTCTACGATGTGTACCTCGATGTGATTGACAAGTGGAACACCGATGTAGGCCACCCCCTCCTCCGCTCCCTAACTCACATCCCAGAATACTAAAGGTGTGCTCAGGTCTGGACCACTGGCGCCCTGATTTACCGCTGTGCTTGCCCACAGGACATGCTGTTTCTGGGCGACTTTAATGCCGACTGCAAGTACGTCAAGGCCCACGACTGGGTATCGATCCGCCTGCGCAGCAGTGAGGTGTTTAAGTGGCTCATCCCTGACAGTGCGGACACCACAGTGGGCAACTCCGACTGTGCCTACGATCGGATCGTAGTGAGTGGCGCCCACCTGCGCAGGAGCCTGAAGCCCCAGTCAGCCGCTGTTCATAACTTTCAGGAGGAACTGGGCCTAGATCAGACGCAGGTGAGTGTGGGGTTGGGCTCATGAAGAGGGACCCGGTAGACACACCAGCCCACTCAGGAGGGGCTCACAGAAATACTTGCCGTGAGTTTACACTGCTGTTCCCTCTACAAAGGCAGCCATAGCCAAGGATCCTTCGTGCCAGTCCCCCAGGAAGGGACCGTTGGCATATTTCTGTTCCTTTGCCACATGGGGGCACCATGAGACCCACGGGTGGCCACCCGGACTTTACCATCCCCCTTCTCAGCTGGGACTTGTTTCTCTGCTGAACTGCTGAGGCTCCACCCCTCTCCTTCCAGGCTCTTGCCATCAGCGACCATTTTCCTGTGGAAGTGACCTTCAAGTCTCACTGACAGCTGAGGCCTGGCCAGGATACGCCACCTGCAGACTCTGTCCCTAAGGAATAGCATCATAATGGATCACTGGGTGGCGGgccacccacccactgagaataCAGGGCAGGGCCAGCTGGTGTGGACAGTGGCCATGGGCACATTACAGGATTACTGGGCGCCTGTTTCCTGTCTGTAAGGAGTGCTGACATCACGTGATCTACCTCATAGGGCTGCTGTGGAAAGCACCAGAGCAGCACGCACTAACTGCATGCTTAGTGAACAAGCCGTTCTTGGCCAGCATTACCCACACGTTGGATGAGGCCTCTGTGCCTTCTGAGACCTCGGTTCCTAGGCTGTAAAACTTGGTCTTAATGCCCAGTAGATCTCTTTCCATTGCTCTCAAGGAAATGGATGGCTTAGCTTGTCCACTTCCAGCCTGGTGGAAACCGGTCACTTCTAGACCATGCCAGTTCCCTGTTCTTATTTCCTTTGTACAAACTTCAAACGGTTCCCGTGCTCATTCTGCCCTTCAGGGATCCTGACACACTCATCTGAAGCAGAGGCTGGGTTCTTATCTTGCTCTGCAGGAGCAAGGGAGGCTGCACCCACCCAGTATGTGAGCTGTTCTGGACCTTTCTGGGGAGGAACCCCACACAGCAAAACAAAGGCACCTGCTTGGCACTCAAGTCCTGCCCAGAGCCCACGCCCGTGCTTGGGTTGAGTCCTTCAAAGGAGTCTTACGGTCTTATGTAGCTTCTTCCCCGGAGTCCTGGGCAAGGCCTGAGGATGGAGGTTTATGCTCGGGTGGGCCATCACTTTAGGAACAGGAAATTGTCCCGTGGACATAAGACTCTCGTGAGGTTTCTGGTTGTTAAAACTtctcatctttgtgtgtgtgtatttatttttgtgtgtgtctatggaggTCAATAAAATATCTTTAGTGGCATTAGAGAAATCGGTCTGAGTCACACAGAAAAAACCCCTTGTGATGAGTTAGgaaagtttgtttgtttcttttagcatttctgggaattgaaccaaggacCAGAACGTGCTAGGTAGGTGCTCAATCACACCTCATTCTCAACCTACAAGTCTGGCTCTTGCAAAATCTACGCACAATTCAGGACTTTGCACTGAATAAGCAGTACTGGGCTGAGCACGCGACTCAGTTGGCAGTGCTAGCCTAGCAcgcacgaagccctgggtttggtccccagtacGCAGAGGTTGAGGGAGGAGAGGCAGTCCTCATCTAGGGCAGGAACAGTGGCATGGTCACAGGAAGGTAACAACCCTTTAGTCCTCCTCCACATTCCTGTTCCTCAGGTTCTTCTGATAGCTGTCTGTTCTTTCTAAATGAAAATGTACATGCCCTTACATTTCCTCCGGCGATCTTAGTAGATAACTGGGGACAGAGACTGTCTGGCCTTAAAGGTTCCAAAAAGGCAGCCAGTAAAAGGCCAAGGATAGGCCAACCTGCAGACATTGTTCACAATTCTGCTTTAAGATGGACaagcaggccgggcggtggtggcgcacgcctttaatcccagcactcgggagacagaggcaggcggatctctgtgagttcgagaccagcctggtctacagagctagttccaggacaggctccaaagccacagagaaaccctgtctcgaaaaaaccaaaaaaaaaaaagatggacaagCAGTGTGACGTTTTGTGTTCACCAGGCAGAAGGGTGCTTGTGGTTGGAGCTGTAAGGTGGTAGGCTTCAAGGAACAGCTTCTTTGGATGAGCGTGTGACTATGGATAGCCAGAGGTCAAGGGGTATCtgccttgttttgagacaaggtgtcccACTGGCACTCACTAATTAGGCCAGAGGATCCTAGGGATCTGCCTGTTCCTGTCTACCCAGTACTGGATTACAGTGCACCCACCATGACTTGCTTCTTATCAAGCTCACGATGGCATGGTGACCACTTTATTGACAGACCCATCCCCCCCTGCTAACAGGACTGCTTAaaaaaacctgtgtgtgtgtatgtgtaccacgtgcatgcagtGTCCTTGGAGCAGAGAGGGCACTGGCTCCCAGAGTTACAGagggttatgagccaccatgtgggttctggggattgaacctgggttctgtgcaagagcagtcagtgctcttaaccaccaagccacctctccTTCCTGAACAGGACATTTTTAAGGTCAGGAACACAAGAGCTAAGAATTTTTAAGTTGAAAAATACCTTGTTTATAATCCTTGGGACCAGGGAGACCCCAGAAGGCACGCGTGACCAAACATCCGTGGGGCTTTAGCCCCTCTTTTGCTTGAGCTTTTCCAAGTACACTTGCAGGGACTTCTGGATAGAGTCTCGGGAGATGAAGCTGACGAAATACTGGATGTCAGCCTCCCGCTGCTTGATCAGGTTGTCTGCCGTGGCCTTTCGCATCATGCTCTTGGTCAGCTGCCGAGAATGGTCTAAAGAAAATGGGGCTACTTGTGAAATTCACCTTCAGAGAATGTGGGGCCGTTCCTGCTGTTCTACATTTTCTGCAGGTGTTGAAACACAGGCTCTCAGAAAATCACAGAGAGAGCTGGGTATCAGCTACGGCGGgatagggagttcaaggtcatcctgattGAACACCTtgtcaaaatgaacaaaaatacaaCGTAGAAGCAGACAGGAGGGAACTGTATGAgtttgttattgctgctgctgaGACAGTCTCTCCAGGGTGGTCTTTAACTTGTAGGTCTTTTTCAGTcccctgggtgctaggattatagtcacatgccactatgcctgcttgccttaaaaaaacaaaaaaccacccagcactcgggaggcagaggtaggcggatctctgtgagttcgagaccagcctggtctacagagctagttccaggacgggctccaaagccacagagaaaccctgtctcgaaaacaaaacaaaacaaaacaaaaaaccaggtatgaccttttaaaggtttatttattatgtatacagtgctctgcttgtgcatatgcctgtaggccagaagagggcaccagatctcattatagatg
The Microtus pennsylvanicus isolate mMicPen1 chromosome 11, mMicPen1.hap1, whole genome shotgun sequence genome window above contains:
- the E4f1 gene encoding transcription factor E4F1 isoform X1; the protein is MEGAMAVRVTAAHTAEARAEAGREAGEGGVAAAAALSSGGFLGLPAPFSEEDEDDVHRCGRCQVEFTALEDFVQHKIQKTCHRTPQEALPTTPPATALLGQEVVPTAAEGGPEEPITVAHIVVEATSLAADISHAPDLVGSGHIKEVIVAAEAEPGDGEMAEVPGSPNHQELGLIGEGEQAQVKLLVNKEGRYVCMLCHKTFKTGSILKAHMVTHSSRKDHECKLCGASFRTKGSLIRHHRRHTDERPYKCAKCGKSFRESGALTRHLKSLTPCTEKIRFSMSKDTVVGKEEVPAGQLGSSASTVGTVTSSVTGDPMESSPVIHLVTDAKGTVIHEVHVQMQELPLGMKALAPEPPDPEELPCSSENSRENLLHQAMQNSGIVLERVAGEESTLEPAPPSESSPQSLGEGPPELPLLEVEQIETQVASEASKVPRTHPCPQCSETFPTAATLEAHKRGHIGPRPFTCTQCGKAFPKAYLLKKHQEVHVHERRFRCGDCGKLYKTIAHVRGHRRVHSDERPFPCPQCGKRYKTKNAQQVHFRTHLEEKPHVCQFCSRGFREKGSLVRHVRHHTGEKPFKCYKCGRGFAEHGTLNRHLRTKGGCLLEVEELLVSEESPSAAATVLAEDPHTVLVEFSSVVADTQEYIIEATADDTETSEATEIIEGTQTEVDSHIMKVVQQIVHQAGAGHQIIVQNVTMDQEAALGSEAAAADTITIATPESLTEQVAMTLASAISEGTVLTARAGPNSAEQATVTMVSSEDIEILEHGGELVIASPEGQLEVQTVIV
- the E4f1 gene encoding transcription factor E4F1 isoform X2; the encoded protein is MEGAMAVRVTAAHTAEARAEAGREAGEGGVAAAAALSSGGFLGLPAPFSEEDEDDVHRCGRCQVEFTALEDFVQHKIQKTCHRTPQEALPTTPPATALLGQEVVPTAAEGGPEEPITVAHIVVEATSLAADISHAPDLVGSGHIKEVIVAAEAEPGDGEMAEVPGSPNHQELGLIGEGEQAQVKLLVNKEGRYVCMLCHKTFKTGSILKAHMVTHSSRKDHECKLCGASFRTKGSLIRHHRRHTDERPYKCAKCGKSFRESGALTRHLKSLTPCTEKIRFSMSKDTVVGKEEVPAGQLGSSASTVGTVTSSVTGDPMESSPVIHLVTDAKGTVIHEVHVQMQELPLGMKALAPEPPDPEELPCSSENSRENLLHQAMQNSGIVLERVAGEESTLEPAPPSESSPQSLGEGPPELPLLEVEQIETVASEASKVPRTHPCPQCSETFPTAATLEAHKRGHIGPRPFTCTQCGKAFPKAYLLKKHQEVHVHERRFRCGDCGKLYKTIAHVRGHRRVHSDERPFPCPQCGKRYKTKNAQQVHFRTHLEEKPHVCQFCSRGFREKGSLVRHVRHHTGEKPFKCYKCGRGFAEHGTLNRHLRTKGGCLLEVEELLVSEESPSAAATVLAEDPHTVLVEFSSVVADTQEYIIEATADDTETSEATEIIEGTQTEVDSHIMKVVQQIVHQAGAGHQIIVQNVTMDQEAALGSEAAAADTITIATPESLTEQVAMTLASAISEGTVLTARAGPNSAEQATVTMVSSEDIEILEHGGELVIASPEGQLEVQTVIV
- the E4f1 gene encoding transcription factor E4F1 isoform X3; protein product: MEGAMAVRVTAAHTAEARAEAGREAGEGGVAAAAALSSGGFLGLPAPFSEEDEDDVHRCGRCQVEFTALEDFVQHKIQKTCHRTPQEALPTTPPATALLGQEVVPTAAEGGPEEPITVAHIVVEATSLAADISHAPDLVGSGHIKEVIVAAEAEPGDGEMAEVPGSPNHQELGLIGEGEQAQVKLLVNKEGRYVCMLCHKTFKTGSILKAHMVTHSSRKDHECKLCGASFRTKGSLIRHHRRHTDERPYKCAKCGKSFRESGALTRHLKSLTPCTEKIRFSMSKDTVVGKEEVPAGSSASTVGTVTSSVTGDPMESSPVIHLVTDAKGTVIHEVHVQMQELPLGMKALAPEPPDPEELPCSSENSRENLLHQAMQNSGIVLERVAGEESTLEPAPPSESSPQSLGEGPPELPLLEVEQIETQVASEASKVPRTHPCPQCSETFPTAATLEAHKRGHIGPRPFTCTQCGKAFPKAYLLKKHQEVHVHERRFRCGDCGKLYKTIAHVRGHRRVHSDERPFPCPQCGKRYKTKNAQQVHFRTHLEEKPHVCQFCSRGFREKGSLVRHVRHHTGEKPFKCYKCGRGFAEHGTLNRHLRTKGGCLLEVEELLVSEESPSAAATVLAEDPHTVLVEFSSVVADTQEYIIEATADDTETSEATEIIEGTQTEVDSHIMKVVQQIVHQAGAGHQIIVQNVTMDQEAALGSEAAAADTITIATPESLTEQVAMTLASAISEGTVLTARAGPNSAEQATVTMVSSEDIEILEHGGELVIASPEGQLEVQTVIV
- the E4f1 gene encoding transcription factor E4F1 isoform X4, whose amino-acid sequence is MEGAMAVRVTAAHTAEARAEAGREAGEGGVAAAAALSSGGFLGLPAPFSEEDEDDVHRCGRCQVEFTALEDFVQHKIQKTCHRTPQEALPTTPPATALLGQEVVPTAAEGGPEEPITVAHIVVEATSLAADISHAPDLVGSGHIKEVIVAAEAEPGDGEMAEVPGSPNHQELGLIGEGEQAQVKLLVNKEGRYVCMLCHKTFKTGSILKAHMVTHSSRKDHECKLCGASFRTKGSLIRHHRRHTDERPYKCAKCGKSFRESGALTRHLKSLTPCTEKIRFSMSKDTVVGKEEVPAGSSASTVGTVTSSVTGDPMESSPVIHLVTDAKGTVIHEVHVQMQELPLGMKALAPEPPDPEELPCSSENSRENLLHQAMQNSGIVLERVAGEESTLEPAPPSESSPQSLGEGPPELPLLEVEQIETVASEASKVPRTHPCPQCSETFPTAATLEAHKRGHIGPRPFTCTQCGKAFPKAYLLKKHQEVHVHERRFRCGDCGKLYKTIAHVRGHRRVHSDERPFPCPQCGKRYKTKNAQQVHFRTHLEEKPHVCQFCSRGFREKGSLVRHVRHHTGEKPFKCYKCGRGFAEHGTLNRHLRTKGGCLLEVEELLVSEESPSAAATVLAEDPHTVLVEFSSVVADTQEYIIEATADDTETSEATEIIEGTQTEVDSHIMKVVQQIVHQAGAGHQIIVQNVTMDQEAALGSEAAAADTITIATPESLTEQVAMTLASAISEGTVLTARAGPNSAEQATVTMVSSEDIEILEHGGELVIASPEGQLEVQTVIV